CGGTGATACGATCATTATTACCACAGGAACAGCATTTAAGATATTCTCATTTGATAAAACAATAGAAAAAGCCTGGGATGAATACATCCCAAGCTTTATGTCACATTCAGGTATTGATACTACTGATTATGATTGATATTTTTCAAGTATCGCTATAAGCTCATCATATTTGGGTTTGATCTGCGCATATAAGGGCTCGTAGCCTTCCATCGAACCAGCTCTTAAGACCTCAGTGAGCTCACAAACCGGTGTAAGGAACCCCTTTAGTCCAAGATTGGCGCCCACACCCTTGAGCGTATGCACAGCCTTAAAGGCTTCTGAAACATTGCCTTCCTCAAGGAATTTGGTCAGATCATTCATATTCTGATCCTTGAGAAACTTGAACATAAATCTGGCAATAAGATCCTCATTGCCCATAAATCTGTCCAGTATCTCGTCCCAATCGACACCCCATTCAATTAGCTCGGCCTTGAATCCAGCATCCATAAGCACTAATACCTTTCACGAAAAAAAGTATACACTATAACCCATATAGTGATTATACCCTCTTTAAAAGTGTGC
The sequence above is a segment of the Butyrivibrio proteoclasticus B316 genome. Coding sequences within it:
- a CDS encoding Hpt domain-containing protein, whose translation is MDAGFKAELIEWGVDWDEILDRFMGNEDLIARFMFKFLKDQNMNDLTKFLEEGNVSEAFKAVHTLKGVGANLGLKGFLTPVCELTEVLRAGSMEGYEPLYAQIKPKYDELIAILEKYQS